TTATCATGCTCACGATAAATTATGGCAGCAACGAGGAGAAAGCAACAAACAAGGTAGCAGAGTTTTTCTCAAAAGAGCTGAACATCCCACTCAAAATTATTAAACTCGACTTCTTAGAGGAGTTCTCTAAGCTTAGGGGGACTACATTAGTTGGAGGAGAAACGCCAAGAGTTACAGCAAGAGACTTAGAAAACATGGAGAGAGCTCAAGAAACTGCTAAAAGTGTTTGGGTTCCAGCGAGAAATGTAGTGTTGATCTCTGTGGCGGCATCACTTTTGGATGCCCTTGGAGGAGGGGACATTATAGTAGGATTCAACGCAGAAGAAGGTGCAACTTTTCCAGATAACACACCGGAATTCGTTGAAAGGATGAACGAGATGCTGAGATATGGGGCGTTGAGTGAAGTCAAAGTCGTTGCACCGCTGATAAACCTTGATAAAAAAGGCATTGCAAAGCTTTTGAAGGAGCTGAATGCAAAATACGAATATTCAAACTCATGCTATATGCCAAAAGGCTTCACAGAGGATGGAAAGCCAATCCACTGCGGAGAATGTGAAAGCTGTGTAAGAAGACACCGTGGTTTAATGGAAGGCATAGGGGAAGACAAAACAGTATATGCAGTCAAACCCAAAATTGAAATTGCTTAAAGCTCAACTTCTTTTTTAATTATCTCATCTGGCTTAATGACACTAATCGCAGTTCTGTTCCCCAAAACCTCGATCCACACATACCAGTCAGGATTGTCCAAGTTTACCACAGCATTCAAGTTTTCCTTGATCTTTGCACCAAGCTCAGTCTCTATTTCCTTGCTTGAGCGTATCCAGTTTCCTCTCCTTTTACAACGAACGGCAAAGCTTTCCCCTTCCTTAATCCTGGCCTTTGCAAGTTTGAAGCCTTCCTCAATTATATCCTCCTTCCTGCTCCTGACAAACTTCTCAAGGGGGATAATCTTGAAAATCGCAGTTGTTTCAAAGCCCTTTAAAATTTCCAAAGCTTCCTCCTTTTTAAGGTTAGTTTTAACGATTAAAACCCCTCTCCATCTTGTTCTCCTTATCTTGACATCACCCAATGCCCATTCGAGTTCTAAACTTGCATCTCCCTCCCTGCCCGAAGGCACAGTGACGAGTAACGTTGTCATTTTTTCACCTCCCATGAACAAGCTTTTATATTTATACGTTCCAAAATTTAAACTTGGTGGGTAAAATGGAAAAGCCAAGCACACTTAAAGTTTATCCCTCTCCTTCCTATGAGGTATACGGCTTGTCAAGAAATCCATTTGGAGAACTTGCAAGTGAGGGAATCGAGGACATAGAGAGCATTCATGTTTACCAAGAGGTCGATATGAAGCTGTCGATGATAATATCCGAGGTAATCGGCAATAAAAGCTCAATCGCATTTTCCATCGTTGGGCCCTTGGGAATGGGAAAAACCCAGAGGCTGAAAAGTATTGCCAAGGCAATAAGCGAACGGGGAGGGAAAGCAATCTACGTCAAGGTGGACACCAATGATATTTTAAAAATTACACGAGATCTTTTTAATTCAATGAAGCCGCCAAAGAGCAGAACAAACATATTCTTGGAAAATTTGAGCAGAAAGCTTGGTTTTATTGACCGCTTAGAGAAGATGTTATCCTCAACTCAGGAGTATAAATCAAGGGATATAGCAGAAATGCTGACAAAGGAGCTCAGCAAATATCCATATTCTGCCCTCCTCCTCGATGAGCTTGAGAACATGCAGAGTGCAAGGGAGCAGGAAAAAATCCAGTTTTTTGAAATGCTGAGGCACTTCATAAGCAACATGCCTCCCGGATGCATAGTGGCTTTCGCGTGCATTCCGGAGGCTTACGAGGAGTACACAAAAATTTTTCCTGCATTCTTTATGCGTCTACACTATGAATTCAAGCTCAGACCTATGAGTCTTGAGGAGACATTTGAGCTTGTCAAGAAGAGGTTAAATAAAGTCAGAATCAGGGACACAGACGATCCCATTTATCCCTTTACTGAAGAGGCAATAAAACTCATTCACGAACTTGGAAAAGGTAATCCCAGACAGATTTTAAGGCTGTTGCATTACGTGCTGAGCGAAGCCAGCAAACACAAATTTGACCCCATTGATGATTACGTTGTTACAACAATTCTTGAAGAGCCAAAGAACTTAGAGGAGTACCTAACAAGGATTCCAAAAGACTACAGAGATTTGGTTGAAGCGATAGTCTACAAGTTTAACGGAGGACCAGTAAGCTATATTCAGGTTGCAAAAGAGGTTAAAAAGCCAGGCATTCAGGTTTATGAACATCTTGAAGAACTGATAAGGTTGGGATTCCTCATTGGAGATCCAAAAGGCAACTATAAAGTCCCAGACTATGTTAGAAGATTCCTTGAGCAGGAAAAGAAAGAGGAGGAAAGTGGATGAACTATGATGAGCATGTGCTTGGGGGGATTATTACATACCCCCTTGCTGTTTTGACTGCATCTCTCCTCAGAACATACCTAAATGTGCCCTTCCAGCTTAGTTTCATGGCAATGGCACTTGGTTATGCATTCTACGTCTTAGGAAGCGACTTACCGGACATGGATCATCCAGATGCCCTTATTCACAGAGGAACAAAACCAATCGTGGCGGTTGCAATTGGAATTTCAGCTTTTCTGAAGTTCAGCGAAATTTCAATAACGAAATATGAATGGGCAAATTTAACGATAGCCTGGGGAATTGCTGTGCTTTTTGCATTCGCCTCCTGGTACATTTTCTCCACAATAATGCCCAAACACCGGGGCATAGTCCATTCAGTGGGCTTTGCCTGTGTATACGGTCTGCTTGGATTTGCATTGCCAGTTTATGGTCTTAGACTGCATTGGGAAGAGGGATTGTTTGTAGGATTTGCGGCATTTATGGGATACCTACTTCACTTGATTTTAGATAAGCAGGTTAAGTTGCTTTGAAATTATTACACAAGTTTGCCCAATAATGCTTTTAAATTGTTCAATCGGATGTAGGGTTGGGGGTGAGTCAAGATGTTCAGTTTAACAGGCTTTTCAAAAGGAAAGGAAGAAAAAACAACTTGGGATGTTGTAATCATTGGTGCTGGACCAGCTGGATATACAGCAGCAATCTACACAGCGAGATTTGGACTTGAGACCATAATCATAAGCAAAGACCTCGGAGGGAACATGGCATTAACAGACCTCATTGAAAACTATCCAGGATTCCCGGAGGGAATCAGTGGTTCAGAGCTCAACAGAAGGATGTACGACCAGGTAAGGAAGTACAACGTTGATGTGATATTCGATGAAGTGGAGAAGATTGAAAAAGGAGAATGCCCGTACTATGAAGGAAAATGCTACTGGATGATTTATACAAAGAATGGTAGAGTTTACAAGGCAAAAACCGTTATTATAGCCGTTGGAGCAGAACCAAGGAAGCTCAACATCCCAGGAGAAAAGGAGCTTACTGGCAGGGGAGTGAGCTACTGTGCAACATGTGATGGTCCCCTTTTTGTCGGGAAAGAAGTGATAGTTGTTGGCGGTGGGAACACTGCACTGCAGGAAGCATTATATCTCCACAGCATTGGCGTTAAAGTTACACTTGTTCACAGGAGGGACAAGTTCAGAGCTGACAAGATTCTCCAAGATAGATTCAAAGAAGCTGGCATTCCAGCAATTTTAAACACTGTCGTAATTGAAATAAAGGGAAAGGAGAAAGTTGAATCTGTTGTGCTTAAGAACGTAAAGACTGGAGAGGTTTTCGAGAAGAAAGTTGATGGTGTGTTCATATTCATCGGCTACGAGCCAAAGACGGACTTCGTTAAACATCTTGGCATTACAGATGAATGGGGTTACATACCCGTTGACATGTACATGAGGACAAAAGCTCCCGGTATATTCGCCGCGGGAGATATAACAAATGTTTTCAAGCAGATTGCCGTAGCAGTAGGTCAAGGTGCAATTGCAGCGAACTCTGCAAAGGAATTCATTGAGAGCTGGATGGAAAAGAATGGTGCCTAATTTCAACTTTTTCTGCTTTTTCTCGAAACTTTTTCGAACAAAGCTGTCCACTAATGAGCATAGAATTATATAGCATAACTGCAACTCTTCTTTGGTGAGCTAAAATGGTGAAGAGACCTGTTGTTAAAGAACTTCCCGGGCCGAAGGCAAAAGAGGTTATTGAGAGGAACTTTGAGCTTTTAGCAGTTACGACCCAAGATCCGGATGCCTTGCCAATTGTTATCGAGAGAGGAGAAGGAATTATGGTCTACGACGTTGATGGCAATGCTTTCTATGACTTTGGAAGCGGTGTTGGTGTTCTTAATGTTGGACATGTACACCCACGGGTCATTGAGGCTATAAAAAGACAAGCCGAGAAGTTCACGCACTTTGCCTTAAACGATTTCTTCTATGAAAACGCTGTAATCCTGGCTCAAAAGCTTGCTGAGCTTTCTCCAGGAGACTTTCCAAAGAAGGTAGTCTATCAGAACAGCGGTGCTGAAGCTAACGAAGTTATGATGAAGCTTGTCAAGTACGGAACAGGAAGGAAGAGATTCATAGCATTCTACCATGCATTCCACGGAAGAACACAGGCTGTTCTCAGCTTAACGGCAAGCAAGTGGGTTCAGCAGGAGAGATTCTTCCCAACAATGCCCGGCGTTGAGCACGTTCCATACCCAAACCCATACAGAAACCCGTGGCACATTGACGGTTATGCCGATCCTAAGGAACTTGTAAACAGGGTCATAGAGTTCATTGAGGAGTATGTCTTCAGGCACGTTCCACCAGAGGAAGTTGGAGCAATTGTCTTTGAGCCGATACAGGGTGAAGGAGGCTACGTAGTTCCACCAAGGGAGTTCTTCAAGGAGCTTAAGAAGCTTGCAGACAAGTACGGCATTCTTTTGGCAGACGACGAAGTTCAGATGGGCGTTGGAAGGACTGGGAAGTTCTGGGCAATTGAGCACTTTGGAATTGCACCGGACACAATTCAGTTCGGTAAAGCTATTGGTGGAGGAATTCCATTAGCTGGTGTCGTGCACAGAGCTGACATAGCTTTTGACAAGCCGGGAAGGCATGCATCAACATTCGGTGGGAACCCAGTGGCTATTGCTGCTGCTCTTGAAGTCGTCGAAATTGTCAAAGAGCTGTTGCCTCACGTTCAGGAAGTTGGCGATTACCTCCACAAGAGGCTCAAGGAGTTTGAGGAGAAATACGAAGTTATCGGCGATGCAAGAGGTCTCGGATTAGCTCAAGCGGTGGAGTTTGTTAAGAACAAGGATACAAAGGAGAAGAACCCAGAGGTCAGGAACAAGGTTGTCAAAGAAGCCGCTAAGAGAGGTTTAATCCTCCTCGGCTGTGGTGACAACTCACTGAGATTCATTCCACCATTGATCGTTACCAAAGAAGAGATTGATATCGCCATGGAGATTTTTGAAGAAGCCCTCAAAGCAGCCCTTAAGTGACCCCCATTTCTTATTTTTTAATTTCTAAACCGCTTGGATGCAAAATCTTTATAAATATCAATTTCAAGTTTTAACTTGAAATCACTAATAAAGCGGAGGTGTGAAATATGGAGTTTGAGGCTATTGGAACATACGCTAAGCCAATTCTTGCACTCGCCGTTTTGGCATATTTTGCGTACATCTTTGTAATTAAAAAAGAAGAGTTCAAAAAAGCCCAAGTTGTTGCAATTTCAGCTGTTATGACAGCTTTAGTCACAGTTGCGACAATTGTAATTCAAGTTCCAACACCTCCAACAAGAGGATACATAAACCTTGGAGACACAATGGTCATGCTGAGCGGTGTGCTGTTTGGTCCCCTTATAGGAGCATTTGCAGGCGGCTTTGGTTCAGCTCTGGCAGATGCGATTACAGGTTATGCCCACTGGGCACCTTTCACACTGATTATAAAAGGACTCGAAGGGCTGGTTGTAGGATACATATCATACAGAAGAGAAGATTTCACTGGGATACTCATAGGGACTATAATCGGCGGATTCATAATGGTCTCCGGATACTTCCTTGTTGAAGTGTTCTTCTACGGTTATCCAAGTGCACTCGTTGAAGTTCCAGGAAATACACTTCAAGCAGTCAGTGGCATAATTGTGGGTGGAGGAATTGGATATATAATAAAGAGAGGATATCCAGACATAATGAACCTCATCCAAACTTAAACCTTCTGTATCTCCTCCCACATATCCTTTTCTTTAAAAAGAAGCCCGATTGATATCCTCCTTGATGCCCTTTTCAGCTGTCCCAGATATTGGGAATCAGCTATCACAGCATCAGAGTTGAGCTCTTTTATCTCATAAACGGCAAGATGACAATCTTTAAGCACTTCGGATGCATGCTTTAGGAACTCTGGACCTGCGAGCATTATATCCGGATTTAAGCCTTCTTCCCTGAGCTCATTGATAGTTGTTTTCACAAGCTCGTAGATTTCTTCCTTCACCTCTTAGCACCCTCCACTATCTTCACTCCGCTCGATGTGCCGATTCTGTTTGCACCCGCCTTTATCATTTCTAAAGCCTGCTCGTATGTTCTGATGCCACCTGCTGCCTTAACTCCAAGTTTATCGCCTACAACTCTTCTCATAAGCTTAACATCCTCTACTGTAGCTCCCCCAGTACCAAAACCCGTTGAGGTCTTTACAAAATCTGCTCCAGCTTCCATTGCCAGCTTACATGCTATTTCCTTCTCTTCATCGGTTAGATAACAGGTCTCAATGATCACCTTGACTATAGCCCCTTTTTCGTGAGCAACTTTGACAACTTCTTCTATGTCTTTCCTAACATAATCGTAATCCCCGTCCTTCAGTGCCCCGATGTTTATGACCATATCAAGCTCATCTGCTCCATCTTCAAGGGCTTTCTTTGCCTCAAATACTTTGACCTCCGTTGGTGTTGCCCCCAATGGGAATCCAATAACAGATGCCACTTTTATGTCCGTGCCTTTTAATGTCTCCTTTGCAAGCTTTACACGGTAGGGGTTAACGCAGACAGCATAAAAGCCGTACTTTTTGGCTTCCTCGCACAGTCTGATTATATCCTCCTTTGTTGCATAAGGCTTCAAATTGGTGTGATCAATGTACTTGGCAATATCAATTTCCATTCACATCACCAAAAACTAAGTATTCTTATCATATATTTAGAACTTTTTCCTCAAAAATGGGTAGGTTAACCAGGAATTTGGAGAATACTAAAAACAAAAAGAAGAGCTCTTTACTTCTCCCCAACATCTTCTGAAGCTCTGATTCCATACTTTTTGTACAGCTTTCTTCCAACCAGATAAAGCACTGCAAATGGAGATATTATTATCAGCAGGGCAAGAATACCCCTAATTATCATGATCAGTATTGTCACGGCTTGGTATATGGTCTTTCTAAAGTCTAAATCAATTTCGAACACAGGCTTTTCTTTGCTCTCTATTGTAATGTGATACGTTATATAATCCGTGACTTTCTCATAGTAATCCTTCTGGAGGTAGAGGTAATTCAGACGGGAGTTTATTTCGGAAATCCTGTATTCAATTCTTAAGAGATCATCGACATCTTTTGAAAGGTTGTAAAATTCCAAAAGCTTCTTTTTCTCAGCCTCAAGGCTCTCAATTTCAGCAAGAATCTGGTTGTATTTGCTTGTCACATCTTGAGTGTCCAAGCGCAGGCTTTTAATTTCATATTTCCTCAGAATCATTCCCACTTTATTCTCATTTTCTGCAGTATTTGGAATCCTGAATTCAAGATAATAGACAGTTCTGTCCTGCCCTCTTGTAAGACGTTCGGAAATTACGTATCCCCCCAGCGAGTAAATCTCAGCTTTTACTTCACTGGCAACCCTTTCCGGATTCTCATCTTGGATAACGACATAATAGTCCTTCTTCAGTCTTTGAATTCCTCCTCCAGTATTTTCATTATTTGTAATTCCCACTGAAGTTTGGGTAGCGGTTGGTCTTGTATAAGTTGGGGCATATGCCATCGTTTGTGTGGATGTAACCCTTTTAGCTTCAATATCCCAACTTTTTTCCTCGTAAAGCGGAGGCTGATACTCACTTCCAACCTTAAAAGAAGCCCCGCTATGAAAAACCTTTGAGACAACAAACCCAGCGACGATTATCACAACAACCAAGAGAACTATCCCAATATTTCTTTTATCCATAGCTCTCACCAAAAATATTACTCATGATTACATTTAAGGGTTGTTAAAGCTTCAAAATGATTTGAAGTGAAGGAAAAAGCTAATCCTTTCTCCTGAGAGGCAGAGGCAGTAAAATTCCCAACATTACAATGCCGGTACCACAAATTTCACTGCCGGCATGACCTTCTGAAGTTGAGGGGACTTGAGTCGTTTCACTTTGTTGAGGTTTCCCAAGTTCAACTGTACCTTTTGGCAATTGGTATGTCATTGGCTTCCCAAGGCATTTTACAAGCTTAGCGTCTTTGCTTTCATAATAGGGAATCCATGCATATTTGCCATCTTTGGTTTCATACCACCCTATATGGGAGTTGTAGCCGGCATAACCCCTCTTTGCAACTTTTACGATTTCTTCAATGTCTTCATCGCTTATCTTTAAAATTCCACCCTCTTTGAGCCATTCAATTTCAACTCTCAGCGCTTCTTTAAAGTTGAATGTGTATGGATTAACAACCCCCTCCGGCATGCTGGTAACCCTCTTTTCAAACTTTATGTTCTCTAAAACACAGCTTATTCCCAAAACTGAAAACAGTTCCTTTATCTCAGCTCTTTTTTCCTTACTTAATTCTTTCTGCCCGTAAACTGCAATATAAACATCCGCTTGTGGCATCTTTATAACTCTACTCGGATCAATCCCATGCTCCTTAAGGCATTGTTCAAAAGCATCATTAGGCTTCCAACTGCACACACCACTCACACAGCCGCAACTTGTAAGCTTCAAACAGTCATACCAGTCTCTATAAACACAAATTGAGACTACTTTTGTTGCGTTTTCTCTATTTGTGCATATTTCCCCAGAGCAACCTCCAGTGGAACAGTCAGAATCTTTTGAGCACTCTCTTCCTTTTTGAGGAGTTATTTGAACCAGAATGTTATCTTTCCTAAAGGCATATTTTCCTTCAACCTCCCATCCAAGCTCCTTAGCTTTCTCGATGCTGTTTTCTGGGAACATTATCGGAGTTGTGAACTTCGCAGAGAGAACAGTTGAGTTCCAGCTTTTTACTGGGATTTCAATTCTTAAATGAAGTCCTTTGTCTTCCCAAAGCATAACAGCAACCCTTTCGTCGTAATGAGAACGGTAAATTAGTCTTCCATCTTCAATTAAGACATTTTTGGCATTCTTAAGCGGCTCAAGATTGTAGGTAATTCCAGGCTTGTTGAAATAAACCTCTACAGCCAAGTTATCAGTTGGGCTAAAGCATGCCTGAGCAAAGGGGAGCAATGCTAAGATTAAAATAAAAGCCACGGCATATCTTTTCACAATGCTCACCTATTTTTAACCATCGCTCTCAAAGTATTTATCTTTGCTCATAGCTTCAAACCAGTTTGAAGTGCAAAAGCTTTAAGTCTTAAAGATCAACATCACTCGAGGTGATTGAGATGGAGAACCCGTTTGAAATTACTGCAATTGTAGCAAGGGAGATCTTGGACTCAAGAGGGAACCCAACAGTAGAAGTAGATGTCTACACCCCAGTTGCCATGGGGAGGGCTGCTGTACCAAGTGGGGCATCAACAGGAACTCATGAAGCCTTAGAGCTTAGAGACGGTGGAAAGAGATTCCACGGAAAAGGAGTTAGGAGAGCTGTTGAGAACATCAACAAGATCATTGCCCCAGAGCTCATAGGCATGGATGTAACACTGCAGAGAGACATAGACATGCTTATGATTGAGCTTGATGGAACCGAGAATAAGTCAAACCTTGGAGCAAACGCTATTTTGGGAGTTTCGTTAGCAGTTGCCAAGGCAGCAGCAAACACCTTAGGTTTGCCGCTTTACCAGTACATCGGTGGAACTAACGCTTATGTGCTCCCAGTTCCAATGAGCAACGTCATCAACGGTGGAGTTCATGCCGGAAACGACCTTGACTTCCAGGAGTTCATGATAATGCCCGTCGGTGCTAAGAGCTTTAAAGAAGGCATTCAGATGATCAGCGAAACATACCACACGCTCAAAAAGATTCTCGTGGAGAAATACGGAAAGTTGGCAGTTAACGTTGGTGACGAAGGCGGATTTGCGCCGCCAATGAAGGAAGTTACAGAGCCACTGGAAGCTCTCGTCAGGGCAATTGAAGAGACCGGATACAAAGTTGGAGATGAAATCGCATTTGCATTAGATGCTGCATCAAGCGAGTTCTACAACGCTGAAAAGGATAGATACATCGTTGGAGGCAAAGAATACACAAGGGAGGAGCTCATTGACCTTTACAAAGAATTAGTCAGCACTTATCCAATAGTCTCAATTGAGGACCCAATGCATGAGGAAGACTTTGAGGGTTTTGCAATGGTAACAAGAGAGCTTGGAAAGAAGATACAGATCGTTGGCGACGACATCTTTGTTACAAACGTGAAGAGGCTAAAGAAGGGCATTGAAATGGGAGCAGCTAATGCTCTGCTCTTAAAAGTCAACCAGATTGGAACCTTAAGTGAAGCAATCGATGCAGCTTACTTAGCTTTCAGAGCTGGTTACGGAGTTGTTGTTTCACACCGTTCCGGAGAAACCGAAGATGCAACAATTGCAGACTTAGCGGTAGCAATAAACGCTGGGCAGATTAAGACGGGTGCCCCAGCAAGGAGCGACAGAAACGCAAAGTACAACCAGCTCATCAGGATTGAGGAAGAGCTTGAAGGCATTGCATTCTATCCCGGAAAGAAGTTCCGGAACCCTCTCCTATGAGTTCTCTTTCTTAATTTTGTCGAAGAGTTTTCGGTTCCTATTTATTTTGCTCTTTCTGTAATTTTCAGCTGTAAAAAAATGTTAATTGTAAAACAGCAGCTTATGAGTTCTTTGGGTGCTTTTAGTTATTGTTTGTTAGAAAATTACGTCATGTTGCAAATTTTATCGAGATTGTAACGTTTTGGATGTGTGCATTTGGATTTGAGGTTTTCGAGAGGTTCTTTGGTATGTCTTCCCGATGGAAAGTTGACCATTTTTAGTTTAGAAGAGTTTAAGGTCAAATTTTTAAAATTGGGAGTTTAATTGAGTGTTGGAAGTCCTTTGAACATTCTTGTACTCTGGTAAATCAGGGCAAATTGTGGAATAATTTTGCCATGAAAAAGCGATAATAACATTCAAATCTAAGGCTTATCTTGGCTTTGTTATTGTCCCTTTGGAGAAGAGCTTTTATAATTCAAGCGTTTTTATAGTCTTATTGGGGAAATAAGGCAAAATTGCGCCCTGTTCCAATAAGACTTTAGAAGAATTGAAAGGTACATACGAGCCTCTACCCTTTTGCCGCTGTCATGCAGTTCCAATAAGACTTTAGAAGAATTGAAAGATACACAAGACCAGTAGCAACCTGCTTGGGCCTCTCAACCTGGGGTTCCAATAAGACTTTAGAAGAATTGAAAGTGCAGTGATTGAGGTTGCTTGCATGGGAAAGATGTGTTCCAATAAGACTTTAGAAGAATTGAAAGCAAACTCTGAAATGCCATTCCTTGAACGCTTCACTTTTCCAGTTCCAATAAGACTTTAGAAGAATTGAAAGGCACTAAGCACTTGTTGAATAATTTGTATATTGTAAGTTCCAATAAGACTTTAGAAGAATTGAAAGCAAGCAATGGCTGGAACACTTCATGTCTATAGCAATAAGTTCCAATAAGACTTTAGAAGAATTGAAAGATCAATTTCTTGTTCTTGGATTCCTGCAAAGATGGCTGTTCCAATAAGACTTTAGAAGAATTGAAAGTGATTCTCGGGTGAAATTATTGTTTTACAGAATTGTGTTCCAATAAGACTTTAGAAGAATTGAAAGCAAAACTGAGTTGGTACATTACCGAGGCTTATATTGGGGGTTCCAATAAGACTTTAGAAGAATTGAAAGGCAAGTGCCTTGCACT
Above is a genomic segment from Thermococcus sp. SY098 containing:
- the queC gene encoding 7-cyano-7-deazaguanine synthase QueC yields the protein MRRAVVLFSGGLDSTACLYWAKKNYDEVIMLTINYGSNEEKATNKVAEFFSKELNIPLKIIKLDFLEEFSKLRGTTLVGGETPRVTARDLENMERAQETAKSVWVPARNVVLISVAASLLDALGGGDIIVGFNAEEGATFPDNTPEFVERMNEMLRYGALSEVKVVAPLINLDKKGIAKLLKELNAKYEYSNSCYMPKGFTEDGKPIHCGECESCVRRHRGLMEGIGEDKTVYAVKPKIEIA
- a CDS encoding THUMP domain-containing protein; amino-acid sequence: MTTLLVTVPSGREGDASLELEWALGDVKIRRTRWRGVLIVKTNLKKEEALEILKGFETTAIFKIIPLEKFVRSRKEDIIEEGFKLAKARIKEGESFAVRCKRRGNWIRSSKEIETELGAKIKENLNAVVNLDNPDWYVWIEVLGNRTAISVIKPDEIIKKEVEL
- a CDS encoding AAA family ATPase — protein: MEKPSTLKVYPSPSYEVYGLSRNPFGELASEGIEDIESIHVYQEVDMKLSMIISEVIGNKSSIAFSIVGPLGMGKTQRLKSIAKAISERGGKAIYVKVDTNDILKITRDLFNSMKPPKSRTNIFLENLSRKLGFIDRLEKMLSSTQEYKSRDIAEMLTKELSKYPYSALLLDELENMQSAREQEKIQFFEMLRHFISNMPPGCIVAFACIPEAYEEYTKIFPAFFMRLHYEFKLRPMSLEETFELVKKRLNKVRIRDTDDPIYPFTEEAIKLIHELGKGNPRQILRLLHYVLSEASKHKFDPIDDYVVTTILEEPKNLEEYLTRIPKDYRDLVEAIVYKFNGGPVSYIQVAKEVKKPGIQVYEHLEELIRLGFLIGDPKGNYKVPDYVRRFLEQEKKEEESG
- a CDS encoding metal-dependent hydrolase; this encodes MNYDEHVLGGIITYPLAVLTASLLRTYLNVPFQLSFMAMALGYAFYVLGSDLPDMDHPDALIHRGTKPIVAVAIGISAFLKFSEISITKYEWANLTIAWGIAVLFAFASWYIFSTIMPKHRGIVHSVGFACVYGLLGFALPVYGLRLHWEEGLFVGFAAFMGYLLHLILDKQVKLL
- the trxB gene encoding thioredoxin-disulfide reductase encodes the protein MFSLTGFSKGKEEKTTWDVVIIGAGPAGYTAAIYTARFGLETIIISKDLGGNMALTDLIENYPGFPEGISGSELNRRMYDQVRKYNVDVIFDEVEKIEKGECPYYEGKCYWMIYTKNGRVYKAKTVIIAVGAEPRKLNIPGEKELTGRGVSYCATCDGPLFVGKEVIVVGGGNTALQEALYLHSIGVKVTLVHRRDKFRADKILQDRFKEAGIPAILNTVVIEIKGKEKVESVVLKNVKTGEVFEKKVDGVFIFIGYEPKTDFVKHLGITDEWGYIPVDMYMRTKAPGIFAAGDITNVFKQIAVAVGQGAIAANSAKEFIESWMEKNGA
- a CDS encoding ornithine aminotransferase gives rise to the protein MVKRPVVKELPGPKAKEVIERNFELLAVTTQDPDALPIVIERGEGIMVYDVDGNAFYDFGSGVGVLNVGHVHPRVIEAIKRQAEKFTHFALNDFFYENAVILAQKLAELSPGDFPKKVVYQNSGAEANEVMMKLVKYGTGRKRFIAFYHAFHGRTQAVLSLTASKWVQQERFFPTMPGVEHVPYPNPYRNPWHIDGYADPKELVNRVIEFIEEYVFRHVPPEEVGAIVFEPIQGEGGYVVPPREFFKELKKLADKYGILLADDEVQMGVGRTGKFWAIEHFGIAPDTIQFGKAIGGGIPLAGVVHRADIAFDKPGRHASTFGGNPVAIAAALEVVEIVKELLPHVQEVGDYLHKRLKEFEEKYEVIGDARGLGLAQAVEFVKNKDTKEKNPEVRNKVVKEAAKRGLILLGCGDNSLRFIPPLIVTKEEIDIAMEIFEEALKAALK
- a CDS encoding ECF transporter S component — its product is MEFEAIGTYAKPILALAVLAYFAYIFVIKKEEFKKAQVVAISAVMTALVTVATIVIQVPTPPTRGYINLGDTMVMLSGVLFGPLIGAFAGGFGSALADAITGYAHWAPFTLIIKGLEGLVVGYISYRREDFTGILIGTIIGGFIMVSGYFLVEVFFYGYPSALVEVPGNTLQAVSGIIVGGGIGYIIKRGYPDIMNLIQT
- a CDS encoding family 4B encapsulin nanocompartment shell protein, whose translation is MKEEIYELVKTTINELREEGLNPDIMLAGPEFLKHASEVLKDCHLAVYEIKELNSDAVIADSQYLGQLKRASRRISIGLLFKEKDMWEEIQKV
- the deoC gene encoding deoxyribose-phosphate aldolase, whose translation is MEIDIAKYIDHTNLKPYATKEDIIRLCEEAKKYGFYAVCVNPYRVKLAKETLKGTDIKVASVIGFPLGATPTEVKVFEAKKALEDGADELDMVINIGALKDGDYDYVRKDIEEVVKVAHEKGAIVKVIIETCYLTDEEKEIACKLAMEAGADFVKTSTGFGTGGATVEDVKLMRRVVGDKLGVKAAGGIRTYEQALEMIKAGANRIGTSSGVKIVEGAKR
- a CDS encoding DUF4349 domain-containing protein yields the protein MDKRNIGIVLLVVVIIVAGFVVSKVFHSGASFKVGSEYQPPLYEEKSWDIEAKRVTSTQTMAYAPTYTRPTATQTSVGITNNENTGGGIQRLKKDYYVVIQDENPERVASEVKAEIYSLGGYVISERLTRGQDRTVYYLEFRIPNTAENENKVGMILRKYEIKSLRLDTQDVTSKYNQILAEIESLEAEKKKLLEFYNLSKDVDDLLRIEYRISEINSRLNYLYLQKDYYEKVTDYITYHITIESKEKPVFEIDLDFRKTIYQAVTILIMIIRGILALLIIISPFAVLYLVGRKLYKKYGIRASEDVGEK
- a CDS encoding CGP-CTERM-anchored Cys-rich protein, whose product is MSIVKRYAVAFILILALLPFAQACFSPTDNLAVEVYFNKPGITYNLEPLKNAKNVLIEDGRLIYRSHYDERVAVMLWEDKGLHLRIEIPVKSWNSTVLSAKFTTPIMFPENSIEKAKELGWEVEGKYAFRKDNILVQITPQKGRECSKDSDCSTGGCSGEICTNRENATKVVSICVYRDWYDCLKLTSCGCVSGVCSWKPNDAFEQCLKEHGIDPSRVIKMPQADVYIAVYGQKELSKEKRAEIKELFSVLGISCVLENIKFEKRVTSMPEGVVNPYTFNFKEALRVEIEWLKEGGILKISDEDIEEIVKVAKRGYAGYNSHIGWYETKDGKYAWIPYYESKDAKLVKCLGKPMTYQLPKGTVELGKPQQSETTQVPSTSEGHAGSEICGTGIVMLGILLPLPLRRKD